One window of Microcoleus vaginatus PCC 9802 genomic DNA carries:
- the acs gene encoding acetate--CoA ligase, with amino-acid sequence MSQDTIESILQEKRLFQPPAEFSEKAHIKSLEEYQALYDKAKADPQAFWAELAAQELHWFQNWDTVLDWQPPFAKWFVNGKINISYNCLDRHLTTWRKNKAALIWEGEPGDSRTLTYAQLHREVCQMANVIKELGVQKGDRVGIYMPMIPEAAIAMLACARIGAVHSVVFGGFSAEALRDRLNDGQAKLVITADGGFRKDTAVGLKTQVDKALANNAVPSVTNVLVVQRTKQQIDMEPGRDRWWHELQKGASADCPAEPMDSEDLLFILYTSGSTGKPKGVVHTTGGYNLYTHMTTKWIFDLQDTDVYWCTADVGWITGHSYIVYGPLSNGATTLMYEGAPRPSNPGCFWDVIEKYGVTVFYTAPTAIRTFMKMGEELPNARDLSSLRLLGTVGEPINPEAWMWYQRVIGNSNCPIVDTWWQTETGGIMITALPGAIPTKPGSATLPFPGIVADIVDQDGEPVTNESGGYLVVKHPWPGMMRTLYNDPDRFRRTYWEYLHPKDGEFVYFAGDGAHKDKDGYFWVMGRVDDVINVAGHRLGTMEVESALVSHPAVAEAAVVGKPDEIKGEDIVAFVTLDNSQQPSDELAKELKQHVVKEIGAIARPGEIRFTDALPKTRSGKIMRRLLRSLAAGEEVSGDTSTLEDRTVLDKLRGGS; translated from the coding sequence ATGTCACAAGATACCATCGAATCAATTCTGCAAGAAAAACGGCTATTTCAGCCGCCCGCTGAATTCTCCGAAAAAGCTCACATCAAAAGCCTAGAAGAGTACCAAGCCCTCTACGACAAAGCCAAAGCTGACCCCCAAGCATTCTGGGCAGAACTCGCCGCCCAAGAATTGCACTGGTTCCAAAACTGGGATACCGTGCTCGACTGGCAGCCGCCTTTTGCTAAATGGTTTGTCAACGGTAAAATTAATATTTCTTACAATTGTCTCGATCGCCACTTAACCACTTGGCGCAAAAATAAAGCCGCCCTGATTTGGGAAGGCGAACCCGGAGACTCTCGCACTCTCACCTACGCGCAACTCCACCGGGAAGTCTGCCAAATGGCGAACGTCATCAAAGAATTGGGAGTCCAAAAGGGCGATCGCGTCGGCATTTATATGCCCATGATTCCCGAAGCTGCGATCGCCATGCTAGCCTGCGCCAGAATCGGTGCAGTACACAGCGTTGTTTTTGGCGGATTTAGTGCAGAAGCTTTGCGCGATCGGCTTAACGACGGCCAAGCAAAACTCGTGATCACCGCTGACGGTGGCTTCCGCAAAGATACCGCCGTCGGTCTCAAAACACAAGTAGACAAAGCACTAGCAAATAATGCCGTACCCAGCGTTACCAACGTTCTGGTAGTTCAGCGCACCAAACAGCAAATTGACATGGAACCAGGGCGCGATCGCTGGTGGCATGAATTGCAAAAAGGTGCATCCGCTGACTGTCCGGCCGAACCGATGGATAGCGAAGATTTACTATTCATTCTTTACACTTCTGGAAGTACCGGAAAACCCAAAGGAGTCGTCCATACAACTGGTGGTTATAACCTTTATACCCACATGACAACCAAGTGGATCTTCGACCTCCAAGATACCGATGTCTACTGGTGTACTGCTGATGTCGGCTGGATTACCGGACACAGTTACATAGTCTACGGGCCGCTGTCCAACGGTGCGACAACTTTAATGTATGAAGGTGCTCCTCGCCCTTCTAATCCTGGCTGTTTTTGGGATGTAATTGAAAAATACGGCGTCACAGTTTTCTACACTGCACCCACCGCCATTCGCACCTTTATGAAAATGGGTGAAGAATTGCCAAATGCCAGAGATTTGTCATCTTTACGATTGTTAGGAACCGTCGGCGAACCGATTAATCCGGAAGCTTGGATGTGGTATCAACGAGTAATTGGCAACTCGAATTGTCCGATAGTCGATACTTGGTGGCAAACAGAAACCGGGGGAATTATGATTACCGCTTTGCCCGGTGCAATTCCTACAAAACCCGGTTCTGCAACCCTACCGTTCCCTGGAATCGTGGCTGATATTGTTGACCAAGATGGCGAACCAGTAACTAACGAAAGTGGGGGTTATTTAGTAGTGAAACATCCTTGGCCGGGAATGATGCGTACACTTTACAACGATCCCGATCGCTTCCGCCGCACTTATTGGGAATATTTGCACCCGAAAGATGGCGAATTCGTGTACTTTGCAGGGGACGGCGCGCACAAGGACAAAGACGGTTATTTCTGGGTAATGGGCCGCGTTGACGATGTAATTAATGTGGCCGGACACCGACTCGGCACAATGGAAGTCGAGTCAGCTTTGGTATCGCATCCAGCGGTGGCGGAAGCTGCAGTTGTTGGTAAACCCGACGAGATTAAAGGTGAGGACATTGTGGCTTTTGTCACGCTAGACAACTCGCAGCAACCTAGCGATGAATTGGCTAAGGAATTGAAGCAGCACGTTGTTAAGGAAATTGGGGCGATCGCCCGCCCCGGCGAAATTCGATTTACCGATGCCTTGCCGAAAACTCGCAGCGGCAAAATTATGCGGCGTTTGCTGCGTTCTTTGGCGGCGGGAGAAGAGGTTTCTGGAGATACTTCAACCTTGGAAGACCGGACGGTTTTGGATAAATTGCGCGGCGGTTCGTAG
- a CDS encoding thermonuclease family protein yields the protein MATRIPNLQITKVVDGDSIKIFLNGKTESLRLICVDTEESHSGGSKPITAAGKAASEMAKKYFATADGGLAQIDREFDTDDSVEVALQKHRDNYGRLLCYVHKDTENYNLKLIAEGWSPYFVKYGRSRLYHRQMTEAESAAKAYNLMIWNPITNAKIPSRNYGNLLPWWSMRGSIVEEFRLSEATAGAISLRLHYPKILAASERAKSITIFCDLQAGITKWIGGSALIYAGSVYHKLDLWIPDAETDERAPLKRLIEKRYAGLGRGYVYVSGKVEQYKGKPQIVLKDIKQLSDFPR from the coding sequence ATGGCAACCAGAATTCCGAACCTGCAAATAACTAAAGTAGTTGATGGCGACAGCATCAAAATTTTTCTCAACGGAAAAACCGAGTCTCTGCGCTTGATTTGCGTCGATACAGAAGAAAGTCATTCGGGAGGCTCCAAACCTATAACTGCGGCGGGCAAAGCAGCTTCGGAAATGGCTAAAAAATACTTCGCCACAGCAGATGGTGGACTTGCTCAAATTGACAGAGAATTTGATACAGACGATTCGGTTGAAGTGGCTCTACAAAAACACCGCGACAACTACGGGCGTCTCCTCTGTTACGTACATAAAGACACAGAAAATTACAATCTTAAACTGATTGCAGAAGGCTGGAGTCCCTACTTTGTGAAATACGGGCGCTCCAGATTGTATCACCGACAAATGACTGAGGCAGAATCGGCAGCAAAAGCTTACAATCTGATGATTTGGAATCCGATTACCAATGCCAAAATCCCCTCCCGCAACTATGGTAATTTACTACCTTGGTGGTCGATGCGAGGCTCCATTGTTGAAGAGTTTCGGTTGTCGGAAGCAACGGCAGGAGCGATTTCTTTGAGGTTGCACTACCCTAAAATATTAGCGGCTTCTGAGAGAGCTAAATCTATTACTATTTTCTGCGATTTGCAGGCGGGAATTACTAAATGGATCGGGGGGAGCGCTCTAATTTATGCTGGTTCAGTGTATCATAAATTAGATTTGTGGATACCAGATGCTGAAACTGATGAAAGAGCTCCCTTGAAGCGGCTAATCGAGAAGCGTTATGCGGGTCTGGGACGCGGATATGTCTATGTCAGTGGGAAGGTAGAACAGTACAAAGGGAAGCCTCAAATAGTTTTGAAGGATATCAAACAACTTTCAGACTTTCCCCGATAA
- a CDS encoding DUF479 domain-containing protein: protein MNYLAHLFLSEGTPESLIGNLLGDFVKGTAVNLYPEEIRKGIDLHRKVDSYTDSHPIVRSSKSLVSSHRRRFAGVLIDVFYDHFLAKNWLEYSEIPLRDFSQDVYKILQDNRDILPDSLQRVLPTIIARDLLSSYQEIAEIGITLTRMSARLKRTNNLASGIEDLTANYQRLESDFRDFFPDLIKYATVGKL from the coding sequence ATGAATTATTTGGCTCATCTATTCTTATCTGAAGGCACGCCAGAATCTCTGATTGGCAACCTCTTAGGAGATTTTGTCAAAGGAACAGCCGTCAACCTTTATCCCGAGGAAATTAGAAAGGGCATTGATTTGCACCGCAAAGTAGATAGCTACACGGACTCTCACCCAATAGTGCGATCGAGTAAAAGCCTTGTTTCTTCCCACAGACGAAGGTTTGCTGGAGTTTTGATTGACGTGTTTTACGACCACTTCTTAGCTAAAAATTGGCTGGAATATTCAGAAATTCCGCTCCGGGATTTTTCTCAGGATGTCTACAAAATCCTGCAAGACAACCGCGATATATTACCTGACTCTCTCCAGCGGGTGCTGCCCACAATAATTGCCCGCGACTTGCTTTCATCTTATCAGGAAATTGCCGAAATCGGCATCACTCTTACAAGAATGTCGGCGCGACTCAAACGGACAAATAACTTGGCAAGCGGCATAGAAGATTTGACAGCTAACTATCAACGCTTAGAATCGGATTTTCGCGATTTTTTTCCAGACTTGATAAAATACGCGACTGTTGGCAAACTTTAA
- a CDS encoding restriction endonuclease subunit R: MTQNLEASPLSLNDVRRLLKLEEREGDAFTDFFSLEPLSELEQQEILKIRTDFRRYLSAGKVSEELVKFLVLSPLMRLAGFFDIPIVLTMEDSIPIEVEDGDTLIKGRLDVLAVNQPDAELAAAQFWILVVEAKNSAIAPLTGLPQLLTYTYKSLQQQSSVWGLTTNGESYRFVRVTRGNPCTYQILPELNLMDKERSLLLAQVLKAICKLQNVQLQLA; encoded by the coding sequence ATGACCCAAAATTTAGAAGCAAGCCCACTTTCTCTAAACGACGTTCGCCGCCTTCTCAAATTGGAAGAGCGAGAAGGAGACGCCTTCACCGATTTTTTCTCTTTGGAACCGCTGTCAGAATTAGAACAGCAGGAAATATTAAAAATTAGAACTGACTTTCGACGCTACTTATCCGCCGGAAAAGTTTCCGAAGAACTTGTTAAATTTTTAGTGCTTTCACCGTTAATGAGATTAGCAGGATTTTTTGATATTCCGATCGTGCTGACAATGGAGGATAGCATCCCGATCGAGGTTGAGGATGGGGATACTTTAATTAAAGGGCGCTTGGATGTTTTAGCCGTAAATCAGCCGGATGCAGAACTCGCGGCTGCACAGTTTTGGATTTTGGTAGTCGAGGCGAAAAATAGTGCGATCGCACCTTTGACTGGTTTGCCGCAACTCCTGACTTATACTTATAAAAGTTTGCAGCAGCAATCGTCTGTTTGGGGATTGACGACGAATGGTGAAAGTTATCGGTTTGTGCGGGTGACGCGCGGAAATCCTTGCACTTATCAGATTTTACCGGAATTGAATTTGATGGACAAAGAGCGATCGCTCTTGTTGGCCCAAGTCTTGAAAGCTATTTGCAAGTTGCAGAATGTGCAGTTGCAGTTAGCTTAA